A single Pseudomonas sp. HN11 DNA region contains:
- a CDS encoding GyrI-like domain-containing protein translates to MDQQTKQPLEPRMEAGKALVIAGVQGRYSKATVGDIPKLWELFDTCIKDIKKRVGGVTYGVCHNPKQGEFDYMAGVEVPTKADVPSNFEYIEISPLNYAVFPHCGPVQALEQTYERIMFEWLPHSGYKVMGADFERYSADFDARKGTGTVEIWLPVGERG, encoded by the coding sequence ATGGATCAGCAGACAAAGCAACCGTTAGAGCCACGCATGGAAGCCGGTAAAGCCCTGGTGATCGCCGGGGTGCAAGGGCGTTATTCGAAGGCCACCGTGGGCGATATCCCCAAGCTGTGGGAGTTGTTCGATACTTGCATCAAAGACATCAAGAAGCGCGTTGGCGGTGTGACCTATGGTGTTTGTCATAACCCCAAGCAGGGCGAATTCGACTACATGGCCGGTGTCGAAGTCCCGACCAAAGCCGATGTGCCGAGCAACTTCGAGTACATCGAAATCTCACCACTCAACTACGCCGTATTCCCACATTGCGGGCCGGTGCAGGCGCTTGAGCAAACGTACGAACGCATCATGTTCGAGTGGCTGCCGCACTCGGGGTACAAAGTGATGGGCGCGGATTTCGAGCGCTACAGCGCCGATTTTGATGCGCGCAAGGGCACCGGTACGGTGGAGATCTGGTTGCCGGTAGGTGAAAGAGGCTGA
- a CDS encoding GNAT family N-acetyltransferase: METRLALYETLSLVQKQQLDTLQVHPEQLAYSGDIYCALNSLLVNPHPTAIKGFALLADEIPVAFLLLKRPPCLPHWADEHCATLHALQVDRHHQGRGFGKACLQALPAAALQAWPQIKGLELSVDTDNVAAMGLYLKAGWVDSGEAYKGRIGYERRLALVF, encoded by the coding sequence ATGGAAACCCGCCTCGCCCTCTATGAGACGCTGAGCCTTGTGCAGAAACAGCAACTCGACACCCTGCAAGTGCATCCCGAGCAACTAGCATATTCCGGTGATATCTACTGTGCGCTGAACAGCCTGCTGGTCAATCCCCATCCCACCGCGATCAAAGGCTTCGCCCTGCTCGCCGACGAAATACCTGTGGCCTTCCTCCTGCTCAAACGCCCACCTTGCTTGCCCCACTGGGCCGATGAGCACTGCGCGACCTTGCACGCGTTGCAGGTGGATCGGCATCACCAAGGGCGTGGATTCGGTAAAGCCTGTCTGCAGGCGCTGCCCGCAGCGGCATTGCAGGCGTGGCCTCAGATCAAGGGGCTGGAGTTGTCGGTGGATACGGACAACGTGGCGGCGATGGGCTTGTATTTGAAGGCTGGGTGGGTGGATAGCGGGGAGGCGTATAAGGGCCGGATTGGGTATGAGCGCCGGCTGGCGTTGGTATTTTGA
- a CDS encoding RNA polymerase sigma factor, translating to MTLSVETIYRSESRRVLATLIRLLGDFDLAEEALHEAFFVAVQRWPLDGLPDNPRAWLISTGRFKAIDRLRRQARFTPLLQEQANALEAADWSDEDVEDDRLRLIFTCCHPALAADAQAALTLREICDLTTEEIARAFLATPATIAQRIVRAKAKIREARIPYQVPSLDELPERLDSVLRVIYLVFNEGYSASMGADLTREDLTREAIRLGHLLMELLPEPEVMGLLALMLLHESRRPARTSASGELVLLDQQDRSLWEAALIAEGCALVERALSSRRFGPYCLQAAIAAVHAEATRAEETDWPQIIGLYDVLLRAMPSPVIELNRAVAVAMRDGPLTGLQQIEEILARGELLDYHLAHSARGEFCRQLGRTEEARTAYEKALSLTQQTPEKRFLERRLAELKLPRQ from the coding sequence TTGACCCTGTCGGTCGAAACCATCTACCGCAGCGAATCACGCCGGGTACTCGCGACGCTGATTCGCTTGCTCGGCGATTTCGATTTGGCCGAGGAGGCCCTGCACGAGGCGTTCTTCGTCGCAGTGCAGCGTTGGCCGCTGGACGGTCTGCCGGACAATCCAAGGGCTTGGCTGATATCAACCGGGCGCTTCAAGGCCATCGACCGTCTACGCCGCCAGGCGCGATTCACCCCGTTGTTGCAGGAGCAGGCCAATGCGCTGGAAGCGGCTGACTGGAGCGATGAAGACGTGGAAGACGACCGCCTACGGCTGATCTTCACCTGCTGCCACCCGGCGCTGGCGGCGGATGCCCAGGCGGCGCTGACCTTGCGCGAGATCTGCGACCTCACCACCGAAGAAATCGCCCGGGCGTTTTTGGCCACGCCGGCCACCATTGCCCAGCGCATCGTGCGGGCCAAGGCCAAGATCCGTGAGGCCAGGATTCCTTATCAAGTGCCGTCCCTGGATGAACTGCCCGAACGTTTGGACAGTGTGCTGCGAGTGATTTACCTGGTGTTCAACGAGGGGTATTCGGCGTCGATGGGCGCTGACCTGACTCGCGAGGATTTGACGCGCGAAGCCATTCGACTGGGCCACTTGCTGATGGAGCTGTTGCCTGAACCGGAAGTCATGGGCCTGCTGGCGTTGATGTTGCTGCACGAATCCCGTCGCCCGGCGCGTACCTCGGCCAGTGGAGAGTTGGTGCTGCTGGATCAACAGGATCGTTCGCTGTGGGAGGCGGCCCTGATTGCCGAAGGCTGCGCGCTGGTGGAGCGTGCGCTGAGCTCTCGGCGCTTTGGGCCGTACTGCCTGCAGGCGGCGATTGCGGCGGTGCACGCCGAAGCCACGCGTGCAGAAGAGACGGACTGGCCGCAGATCATCGGGCTCTATGACGTGTTGCTTAGGGCAATGCCGTCACCGGTGATCGAGTTGAACCGGGCCGTTGCGGTGGCCATGCGTGATGGTCCTCTGACAGGTTTGCAGCAAATAGAGGAGATTCTGGCACGTGGCGAGTTGCTGGATTACCACCTGGCGCATTCGGCGAGGGGTGAGTTTTGTCGGCAGTTGGGACGTACCGAAGAGGCCCGCACTGCTTATGAAAAAGCCTTGTCACTGACACAACAAACCCCGGAAAAACGCTTCCTGGAACGACGCCTCGCCGAACTCAAACTCCCCAGACAATAG
- the alaC gene encoding alanine transaminase, with translation MADLGSPRRFARIDRLPPYVFNITAELKMAARRRGEDIIDLSMGNPDGATPPHIVEKLVQVAQREDTHGYSTSKGIPRLRRAISRWYKDRYEVDIDPESEAIVTIGSKEGLAHLMLATLDQGDTVLVPNPSYPIHIYGAVIAGAQVRSVPLIPGVDFFAELERAIRGSIPKPKMMILGFPSNPTAQCVELDFFERVIALAKQYDVLVVHDLAYADIVYDGWKAPSIMQVPGAKDIAVEFFTLSKSYNMAGWRIGFMVGNPELVNALARIKSYHDYGTFTPLQVAAIAALEGDQQCVKDIAEQYRQRRNVLVKGLHELGWMVENPKASMYVWAKIPEQYAAMGSLEFAKKLLLEAKVCVSPGIGFGEYGDDHVRFALIENQDRIRQAVRGIRGMFRADGLVTKA, from the coding sequence ATGGCAGACCTTGGTTCGCCGCGCCGCTTTGCGCGCATAGATCGACTCCCCCCTTACGTTTTCAATATCACTGCCGAGCTGAAGATGGCTGCGCGTCGGCGTGGCGAAGACATCATCGACTTGAGCATGGGCAACCCTGACGGTGCCACGCCGCCGCATATTGTCGAAAAACTTGTGCAAGTCGCCCAGCGCGAAGACACCCATGGCTACTCCACCTCCAAAGGCATTCCGCGTCTGCGCCGGGCGATTTCGCGCTGGTACAAGGACCGTTATGAAGTGGACATCGACCCCGAGTCGGAAGCCATCGTCACCATCGGTTCCAAGGAAGGCCTGGCACACTTGATGTTGGCCACCCTGGACCAAGGCGACACCGTGCTGGTGCCCAACCCGAGTTACCCGATTCACATCTACGGCGCGGTGATTGCCGGCGCCCAGGTGCGTTCGGTGCCACTGATTCCCGGTGTGGACTTCTTCGCGGAGCTGGAACGGGCGATTCGCGGCTCGATCCCCAAGCCGAAGATGATGATCCTCGGTTTCCCGTCCAACCCCACCGCGCAGTGCGTGGAACTGGACTTCTTCGAACGTGTGATTGCGCTGGCCAAGCAATACGACGTGCTGGTGGTCCACGACCTGGCCTATGCCGACATCGTCTACGACGGCTGGAAAGCCCCGTCGATCATGCAGGTGCCGGGTGCCAAGGACATTGCGGTGGAGTTTTTCACCCTGTCCAAGAGCTATAACATGGCCGGCTGGCGCATTGGTTTCATGGTGGGCAACCCGGAACTGGTCAACGCCCTGGCGCGGATCAAGAGTTACCACGACTATGGCACTTTCACCCCGCTGCAAGTGGCGGCGATTGCTGCATTGGAAGGCGATCAGCAGTGCGTGAAAGACATCGCCGAGCAGTACCGCCAGCGCCGTAATGTGCTGGTCAAGGGCCTGCATGAGCTGGGCTGGATGGTCGAGAATCCAAAGGCATCGATGTACGTCTGGGCAAAGATTCCCGAGCAATATGCGGCCATGGGTTCGCTGGAGTTCGCCAAGAAATTGCTGCTTGAGGCGAAGGTGTGTGTGTCGCCAGGCATCGGCTTTGGCGAGTATGGCGATGACCATGTACGCTTTGCGCTGATCGAGAACCAGGACCGGATTCGCCAGGCGGTGCGGGGGATTCGTGGGATGTTCCGGGCGGATGGGCTGGTCACCAAAGCCTGA
- a CDS encoding SRPBCC family protein, with amino-acid sequence MSTQPAEFELSISRVIDAPRSRVFRAWTEPALLQQWWGPHGMTTPECEMNLWVGGLFRTLMRAPDGAEYPTQGVFLEIVAPRRLVFTDAFTPGWIPSGKPFMTAEVTLQEVEGNKTLYIARAMHWSAEDKQAHEAMGFHDGWGQSLDRLVTLVTQGMPD; translated from the coding sequence ATGTCTACGCAACCTGCCGAGTTTGAATTGTCCATCAGTCGCGTGATCGATGCGCCGCGCAGCCGGGTGTTCCGTGCCTGGACCGAGCCTGCCTTGCTCCAGCAATGGTGGGGCCCCCACGGCATGACCACCCCTGAGTGCGAAATGAACCTGTGGGTCGGTGGTCTGTTTCGTACCCTGATGCGCGCGCCGGACGGCGCTGAATACCCGACCCAGGGCGTGTTCCTGGAGATCGTTGCGCCACGACGCCTTGTGTTTACCGATGCCTTTACGCCCGGCTGGATTCCATCGGGCAAGCCGTTCATGACCGCCGAAGTGACCCTGCAGGAAGTCGAGGGTAACAAGACCCTCTACATCGCCCGCGCAATGCACTGGAGTGCCGAAGACAAGCAGGCGCACGAGGCCATGGGCTTTCACGATGGCTGGGGCCAGAGCCTGGACAGGCTGGTGACGTTGGTGACCCAGGGCATGCCCGATTGA
- a CDS encoding pyridoxamine 5'-phosphate oxidase family protein, translating into MLTTLEQLEALYGLPHERAVRKEIPFLNEDYQAMVRASPLVVVSSSGPDGIDGSPRGDVPGFVRIVDEHTLAIPDRPGNNRLDTLRNLVQDPRIALLFIIPGIGETLRVNGRAQISIEPELLESFAVNGKPARSVILVQVEAAYFHCSKAFVRSDCWNPEKHLDRSALPSAGAFHKRLNDGQFDAEAYDREMPERVRSTLY; encoded by the coding sequence ATGCTGACAACTCTCGAACAACTCGAAGCCCTCTACGGCCTCCCCCACGAGCGCGCCGTGCGCAAGGAAATCCCGTTTCTCAACGAGGATTACCAAGCCATGGTACGGGCTTCGCCGTTGGTGGTGGTGAGTTCGTCCGGGCCCGACGGTATCGACGGTTCGCCACGCGGTGATGTGCCGGGCTTCGTGCGGATTGTAGATGAGCACACCCTGGCGATTCCGGATCGACCGGGCAACAACCGCTTGGATACCTTGCGCAATCTGGTGCAGGACCCGCGCATTGCCTTGCTGTTCATCATTCCGGGTATTGGCGAGACCTTGCGCGTGAATGGCAGGGCGCAGATCTCCATCGAGCCTGAACTGCTGGAGAGTTTTGCGGTGAATGGAAAACCGGCGCGGTCGGTGATTCTGGTGCAGGTGGAGGCCGCGTATTTCCACTGTTCCAAGGCCTTTGTACGCTCGGACTGCTGGAACCCCGAGAAGCACCTGGACCGCTCGGCACTGCCCTCGGCGGGGGCGTTTCACAAGCGCCTCAATGATGGGCAGTTTGACGCCGAGGCGTATGACCGGGAGATGCCGGAGCGGGTCAGAAGTACGCTGTATTGA
- a CDS encoding YybH family protein, translating into MSTAINTLIEQWKQAVTAKDVEKIVSFYADDIVAFDAVGALQFKGKAAYQAHWKACMEFCPGPGVFDFHELHIVAGEDSAFAHWLAHCGGTGPDGVLKTCWMRVSAGYQRLNGQWKVVHEHWSAPFDMETGIGLFDLKP; encoded by the coding sequence ATGAGCACTGCCATCAACACCCTGATCGAACAATGGAAACAAGCCGTCACCGCCAAGGATGTCGAGAAGATTGTCAGCTTTTACGCCGACGATATCGTCGCGTTCGATGCCGTTGGCGCCCTGCAATTCAAGGGCAAGGCCGCTTACCAGGCCCATTGGAAGGCCTGCATGGAGTTTTGCCCCGGCCCCGGCGTTTTTGACTTTCATGAGCTGCATATCGTGGCCGGAGAGGACAGTGCCTTTGCCCATTGGCTGGCGCACTGTGGCGGCACCGGGCCGGATGGCGTGCTGAAAACCTGCTGGATGCGTGTCAGCGCCGGTTATCAACGCCTCAATGGACAATGGAAGGTGGTGCATGAGCACTGGTCTGCACCCTTCGACATGGAAACCGGCATCGGTCTGTTCGACCTGAAACCTTGA
- a CDS encoding YciI family protein encodes MKYLCLIYSNEQVLHTSPDSPADPECFAYAQSVQASGRMLAAEPLESVTTATTVRMRNGKLSITDGPFAETKEQLAGFYLIEARDLNEAIQVAGGIPAARVGSVEVRPVRELNL; translated from the coding sequence ATGAAATACCTCTGCCTGATCTACAGCAACGAACAGGTGCTGCACACCTCGCCGGACAGCCCGGCAGACCCGGAGTGCTTCGCCTACGCGCAGTCCGTTCAGGCCAGCGGTCGCATGCTGGCTGCCGAGCCTCTGGAGTCGGTGACCACCGCCACCACCGTGCGCATGCGCAATGGCAAGCTGTCGATCACAGACGGGCCGTTTGCCGAAACCAAGGAGCAACTCGCCGGGTTCTACCTGATCGAGGCTCGCGACTTGAACGAAGCGATCCAGGTGGCCGGTGGCATTCCGGCCGCCCGGGTTGGCAGTGTGGAAGTGCGCCCCGTGCGCGAATTGAATCTCTGA